Genomic window (Ictalurus furcatus strain D&B chromosome 26, Billie_1.0, whole genome shotgun sequence):
CAGGAACTTTCAGCCAATAGCTTTCTTCCCTTACAATGTGGGGACAAGAAGTCTGGCTGCTGGCTGCATTTGACACTCATCTCCAGTTCTGGGTGGGTGCAGAATGTGCCTGCATGCTGGTGTGGGCTTGTTATGGAGAAAAGCTTGATTTCTGCTTTTAATATTGTTTGCTGCAAACAGTTGATTTCTAAAACATTTCCTTTTGAGTTTTCAAACCACGTGTCATGAGGCATAGGAAAATTTGGCTTATTTGTTGGGATTCAGAGCAAGAAGACGTTTCACATGATGTTGACACATGAATCATCTAATGGTTCGTAATTGTGTGATTCCAGCTCATAACCAGACCGAATCGcccagcttttttccccccaaacattAAGCATGAATGATCTGCCTTTATGAATGGAATGGGCACAGTGTTGGTACTCAGCCCCAGTTTCACCAGTTTTCAATGATACTGACAATCAGATTCCCGGGCTGGTTGATAAATTGGAAGTCGTGGgaagatttaaagaaaaaaacaaaaagcaaatagGCAGTAGGGTGATGTgatttttgtccagtgtctcTTGttcctttccctctttctctgtccctcCCTGTCTCGAGGCCCCAGCAGTCATGCTCGGCTGCCTCACCAGAGACACTCGTTCTTTTGCCCCTTTTCATCCTCATGCATCCCTCTTTGCCTCTTCCCAGCCTTTCCCCCATCATTCAGAGCCTTTTGCCTCATCTCACCCctgaaattctctctctctctctctctctctctctctaccccctcCTTCTCTTATGCAATGCCACTCTCCTTTTTCCCCTGATGGCTGACCCCTTCTTGTGTCATTATTCGAGCCCTGCCATTGTACAACATGTTCCTTTTCTCTCTGGCCGACAAAGGGGGCATTTGATCAGAGGGTTACGGTGTGCGGCTCACAGAAATGCGACTACGTGGTGGTAACCTTTGTTCGGGGCCTGCAACGCTGCGTTGACCTCATCGCTCCCGAAGCGAAAGGCCTGAAACCATTCAAAAGCCAGTCTCACTTGCTGAGCACATTCAATCAGGCCTGGCCAGTCACAGATATTGGTTCCTGGTTAACTGGGGCTCACAGGCTTCTTGTTTTTCATCAGGAGCTGAGCTTGCCAGGGCCaagaaaccaaaaacaacagCTATACTACCCTGGCAGTAAACCTATTGAATAGACTTGAGTATGTctcttgtgtgtttttttccccctcagaccACTGCTGTTGTATACCTTCTTGTCTCTAAAAGAATCCGAGTCCTAATTTTCCCAAGCAAAGCTTTTCAACTTTAACCTCTACTTTGCTGTTCTCTTATTATTAATGGCGCCCACACACATGCGGCACATCACCAAAAAGATGCTTGAAGAATTTATGAGAAAACATCGAATCATGCACCAGTTCAGTACATCATATTTTGAGTAATTtgagatattaaaaaaagacGTCTgagaattaatttaattaaaatctatattttacatacatttaaacatatggcattcattataaatgaaaatgaaaacagtaCGCTTACAGAAATTTAATACACACtctataataaatatttctgtCCTCACTTTTAAAAATTCCtctgataaaaatatatatatattcaaatagACAATGGAAAGGAGATGGATGCATCTCAAAAGACTTCATAGACGAATCTGCATAAGTGCACCAGAGAGGTTGTTGTATTTTGTTGAATGGGATTGTTTAAAACAACATAGCTGCcatgtgtgagtgtatttgttgtgtgtgtgtgtgtatatctcttTCCCAGAGATAAACTGCACATTACTTAACCGATGGCTTCTGGAGGCTTTTCATATTAAGCTGATTTGAGAATagtctctcgctctttctctttttttattttttctccttttttaatTATAGCTAAATAGCAGTCCAGGCTCAGTCTCTCCAGAAGTCAAATAAAGTCTCATACCTCTGCATTTAAATAAGCGACACACAAATGAAATCCAGTTTGATTGTTCAAGCTACTGTACAAGAGGTCTTTTTAAAGATGTGTGTCCTTGCTTATCTCTATATGTGCatgtacaagtgtgtgtgtgtatgtgtgtgtgtgtgtgtgtgtgtgtgtatgtgtgtgtgtgtgtgtcagtgggtATCCTTAGTTGACGCCAGGCCTATGGCTGTGCTTAGTCCGCTTGTTGAGCTGGTAAGGGACAATATCGAAGGGCTTGTGCTCAGTGAGCAGGTGTCCCCGTGGAAAGCGTTTCATGAAATGAGCTTCTCTCTGGTGCTGTTGCGTGCGTGTCGCCTTCCGTGGACGGCCCTTCCGTGTAAACGCCATGTACCAGCCTTTGTACTTGGCATTCTGCAGTGCTGTGTAGTTGTTCTCCAGGACGATCTCAGTGAAAATGCAGTCCTTGCCATGACCCTTCCTCTGGAACAGGGACAGCAAAACGTTCAGAGGACATCAAGTTAGAAACCTTTTATTCCGCTGCAATGGTTTTTATTGCATGGTGGAAGGTGGGAAAGAGACGTGCTCAGATCTTGTTAAAAATTCTAAACGGAGTCAAGAATTCAATGACAGTTATATTACTGTCTTATGCACATTggctttaaatgaaaatgtatgaaaatgatATGAAGTAGGAGTGGAAAGGTATGAAAATTCACAGTGTACTAACTGTACAACCCAAATATCATGGTTTTTAGTATTTGGATAAAGGATTATGGTGCATGGAATACAAAAGTGCAGCAGTCATGTAAGTAACAAACCATTTTGTTAAGGAGTTTTACAAAACAATTATGTAAAATGTCTTGTacatatctttctttctttctttctttctttttgtgatACTGATTTTTGTGatattaatcatttattacTGTAGATTTTCCTATCATGGTATACCACACCAGTTTATTGTCACCCCatcatattacatatatataataaatatacaatcaatgcaaaatttgcACATTgtatcacattaaaaaaaaaattttgcctTACCCGTCCAATCAGCTTTCCTTTCTTGTTCATGCATATGTAGAAGCCTGTCTTAGCTCCACGGATACGAATCCGACTCCCAAATGTGTCGGTCTCTACAATCAGTTTagctgaaaatgtcaaataaaacaattacaaacaggTTGTGTGTCTAGACAGATAAACAATCCTTATTATTATACTCTGAATCTAGTTGAATCCaaaatattataaagtatgCATATATGGAAGAAGTAATTATTTTTCAGAGGAATTACAGAAGAACTTGTTTAACTCATTGTTTAACTCATAATTTCAAcatcataattttttataatgaaatggaaatgaaaacgTGGGAGGCTTATCTATCACTTTCCATAAATTCTATCAAATTCAAATCTTATTCAGCAATTTCCACTTTCAAATATGAGTGGGCAAAAATGTATGTAGTGGTCTGTGATACAATGCAAGATTACACCTAGTTAAATTCAATACTGCTACAAAATTTGACATTGTGATTTTGCTTTAccaagctttttatttatttatttaatcttcatcACTTACCCAAAGGAAGACCGGTATACTGTGTATGTGAATTTACACTAAGCAGGGAAGTTTATAAGCCTGAGACATGGACATAAACTTCCTTTGGAGCTGAACCTCAGGGAGATCAGCAAAGCTGAGGACTTAAATAGTCGCATACAATAGCagcaatatacaaataaatgtatgtcGGTATGGATGTATTCTCAACGTGAACTGCTCTGTTTgttcttttatattatataaagcgATTACTCGGATCTCTATTGAATTTACTAAGAGGCTTAAGATATCTTAAATGACCACATTTGTCATGTTTGCGCCTTTCTTGTTCCTCATTGCTCCATCTTAATTCAACATGCATCTTCATTCGACATTAtaggctttttaaaaattattatatatatattttttgcaaataacaaaattttgttgctgtttgttgTCTTAAAGAAGTTATGCAAATTTGCAATTTTATGGttcctttatttttctcctaACATGGTCCTTTTGGAAATTTTGTTCTGAAAGAAAGCATCTAAGGGTTCCACCTGCGGGAAACTTAAGAACCATTTAAAGCGTTATAGCGCATAAGTCTTTTACTGATTCTCCATTTTGATTCTTTCTGActggcttttttcttcttccttatgtcggtgtgcgcgcgcgcgtgtgctcGTGGTGCGTTGGCAAATTCGTATGAAAGTAGGTATGACTGGTGACGAATGGTTAAAAAGGTGACGGTGGCGGGCGAGGCTCGCTGTCTCAAGCTTTTTATCACTTTACTTACGAAACTTCACTTTACTTACGAAATCCAACCAAATGGCGTTCACAGGTTAGAGTTCATACGAAGTGCGCGTGACAGGTGGTGACGTGAGCGCGCGCTCTGCTCTGTCTGTTTACCTCAGAAAGACAAAATGGGAGAAACACAAGGGGCTAATATGATGACGCTGACCTCAGCCCATGTCTTTATATCTTAAAAGTAGCgtgtacttttactttgagtTGTAAAACGACGAAAATGACTCataaaacgaaaaaaaaagcagacgaAGTGGAAAGTTTAACCGTCTGTTTTGGTTGGAGACAAAGTTAAAACAGCTgtattacagcagctataaaactTGACATAatcattttcttaaaaaaaaacaaaaaaaaaaaacacttatatTTTACATCAAATTTCATTCGTATTTCATCATATCAATGAACCACTTCCACGAATATAACCTAGCTATTTTCATTAGCACATTATAACCTACATGCTAGGAAGCTCATGCTAACATTGTCTTTTTATGGATAAAACCATATAGgcctacatgtttttttttgtgtttttttttttcttacacaaTTTCAAGACACAAAGGTTTGTCTCAAGGTTAGAAAATTATTCGTCTTTCCATCCTCCAGCTCCATTTTTGTTCGACAGAGAGCTGGTCAGGAAATGTTTAGCCAAGAAGGTACAGAGGTAAGATGAGTAACTGATGTATTTTCCAGACTGAGCCGGGTTTTCCCAAGATCCCACACATTCACAACCATATATATGACATTTCAAAATATGCAGTCTACTTTATAGCTAAGTCCTTTGGGACAAATTAGGATAAACTTCggcctgttttttttaaagtcaagaTTTAATATATTGAAGACTAATTAGGGAATGTTTAACCCTGCTACTCCAATAGGTCAATTACGAGCGTAAAGATGAAGACAGACATCCTTTATATTTGCTAGTTTGGAAAGTATTAGCCGATATATCACACTGCTAAGGTGCCCTATGTCAAGTCAATGTGAAAGaaaattttacagtaatttattGGCAGCAGTTAAATACTTAACGGTTAAAAATGACTAAACAACTGTAAAACATgtttacagtaaagtacagtagTACTTATgaacatttgctcatttggctgatgctttaaaaaaaaaaaaaaaacttgcaatgGATGCAGGATACAACTAAACCAAATCTTACAAGTCAGTACTCAATGACCCAACCATGGCTGTTTGACAATGCTGGGATTCAAACATACAACCTTTTGATCTGTCGCTCAAAGCCTAAACCAATAATTGAGCCAACCATTGATTCAAGCACTTCTACTACTGAATTAGCGTGCACTAAAAGCTTGCACTGACACAACTTTCAACTCAGTTGTGTCTTGCATCAATAATATTTAGCATAGTGCCATTGCATGTTTTTAGCTTAATAAGTAGGCAACTATAGAAATAAAGGTGCCAAACGGTACGTTTCCTTGTTGTTGATTTGGTACCACCAAGCGTGCATGTTTTGTACACATTTATTACTTAGGAATGCGCACGTGGTGCCTTTAATTCGCTTTTACAGTGGTGGaccttaaattattttgaaatgtttccaGGTTAAATGTGTATTCTAAAGGTACCAAAGATGTACGcttgatggtaccaccccaGGGATacggaaaagtacagtttggtaacTTTAAGACATTGAGAGAGTGTAGTTCAATATGTTAAGTACTAAAGCCATTCATTATCAGACTTCTAACAAACCTACATGTCAAATTAAAGAAGGTTTTAGCCAGAGGTCcagattatattttaattaggGAATGATTAGTATAGGGCCATTTCATGGTTTCAAGCCAAATAAGGTATATTGGCTACAATTGCAAGTTCGCCTCATATATAGCTACACTCTCAGGAAAAAATGTATACTAAACTGTATATTTTCCTTGAAGCTGGGGTGGTACCCTCAAGGTTACACACTTCGTAGCTTTAGTGGGTATCTTTTACCTATAAAGGTGCATGTATTGTACCTCTGAAGCTTTGCTCTAAAAACTAATTACAGTCCATTTACACaccttaaatcatttaaaaagctACACTATATCTATATTTCCAGATGAAAGTTACGTAGGTACAAAAGATTTACCCTAGGGGTACCACCTCAGCAACAAGGACAGGTACAATTTAGCGTGTACTAAAATTTGGTccatgtaaatatatttgtatatttataggTAAAATATGGAAAATCATATTTAATGATCTACCCACAGAAACCAAGCCTGTTACACTGTGTTAAAAGTTTTGacacattttaattaacagCACATTTAATAGTTTTCTATATCTTATTAACAGCACTTTTCTAATTTTTATTGTAAATCTGGTTGCTTCAGGTTGTCATTATTTAGGTAGTGCTTGTATTAATTAGCTGTACATTAGGAAATTAACAACTTCACTATCACCGAACATAATTTTAAACCAACGCAATGTAATTAGGCTTTTAATTGTAAAAACCAAGTTATAACTATAACACCTAATAATAGTAGCAATATATATGGGGGGTTACTAGATCACTATTTGATAATTTTAGCCATTACAGTTAGTCTGTATGTTAACGagtgtaatttaatttattggTGAGTTTCAGGTTTAATAGATAGTCAATTAGGGAAAACTTAAAATATGTTAATCGGGGGCGTGTTTAGTCTAATGTATGCTGATTAGAGTagattttcttcatgtttttatttttcttcattttaaactaCTTGTAAATTGCTTTTCTGGTGTTGAAGGAGGACTTTTTTGCTGCTCTTACCGTGCACGTCTCCGTCCTCGCCGTTAGCCACAACTCTCTTATTGCTCAGCACCTGCACGTGTCTGCCGCTCGTGCGACTGTACAGCTGGTAGGTGCGCGTCAACCGGCGGCTCGTGCGATCCGACAAGCGGCTGTGCTCGGTCACGTGTTGCTTGAAGTTCGGCACGGACACGGAGTGCAGGCCTGCCGCCGTCTGAGGAAACAAAAACACgcgtaaaaaaataataagaggcTATAACATGCTATTCAGTGATTTGCATTTATTATTCAACAACCATAGACgacagagagggaaaaaaaacaccaacagaaTGCACAGTGTTAAACCTGTGTGGTGTTTATAGGCTAATTCCAGATAAAGATTACGGATTAAATGTACTAATTCAGTGATGAAtgataatttatttacattaaaaccatcaaAGCATTATGCATTAATTTGCTCTAGGGGGCAACTCCTGTGATGCATACACAGCTATAGGCCTACTGTAGGATTGATCCGGAATGTCACACTGTTTTGACACTATAGTGCAGGATTATGCGGTTTGAGATGTAGGCCTGGTAGCTAGGAGGGCGCTTTTGGACAGATGTCATGCCTCTTATGGGCTGTTTTAACACGAGTGATCTTTCACCCATCTCTCCATGCACCGTTTCTCTCAACGATTCCTTTTTCATTTCAGCCATACGTCCTACCCACATGCTATTACCATTACCTTTAGGgcattgggggtgggggggtgttaCTCCTTTTCAAGATGTTTGATGTAAGAAACGTTTATTGGACTCACACACCAGCACAGAATTAATGCACAAAATATAGGCTCGGTTCCGTGGACGCTTACAGTGACAGTTGCAGTGTATAAACCCAGAGTgaaagtattttaaatatttttaaatattgcaataCTTTATTAAGCCTGTACAGcctaaagaaaaataaacgcACACTTACCTGCGTGTAAAAGATTAGCGTCATGAATTGGATTAacctgaaaaaacaacaaacaaacaaacaaaacaaaaaccccccaaaaaaacaaacaaaaaaaaaaaacaaaaaccaggcACGATTGTTAATTGGCGCAGATAATATTTCTATGTATTATTTGGTAAACACaattgaacaaacaaacaaacaaacaaagacatgaGATTTACTTACAGGTAACCCCATTTAGAAGATTTCAGCTTCATTGTGAGATTCTGCAAACGCTTGCGTCTGTCTCCTGATTTAAATCCTTCATGAGTTCCCTGTTTCTGAGGGGACAGAGTTGGTCCCGATGGAATTGTGCTCTAAAAATAGATCCCGTTGCTGATCAACTACAAATTAAGTTGAATTGAACAGCtcagatttttaaattttaatttttttacatacagtctATTGATGGAGATCCATAATTCCCTCAGAAATAACTCTTCTTCCACCATATAAGTGGACaatccaaacaaaacaaaacaaaacaaagttatTCCAGAGCATTCAAGCGGATTTTAGGACTGTACCTGCACCCCATACTGCAGGCAGTGTGAATCAGTGATCTGATTCGTATTAACAACTTGGAGAAAAAACTACACTGGGAAAAATCTTATCCGCTCTCCGGGAGACGCGCTTGCATCCAAATTCATGCACCAACGTGTGCATTATTTCAGTTGTTCTTATTTTCTCGTGGTCATAAGGTCATATCAGTCACAAGGAAAAACATGTCAGAGTCActtctgaacttttttttttttttaaaaggaaagaTCCACTTGCAACCGCTTTGAGTTCAAAGTGAAATGATGCGCCAGGAGTCGGCTTCTCATCCCGCAGTTTATCCCGCAGTGAAGTGCGGCTCTGACCAGCCTCCCCGCTGCATTTAAGTTCcgacactgaacacacacacacacacacacacacacacacacacacgcaaagacAGGAGGAGCAAAGGCAAAGTCACGTCTAAAACCGTCAAAGTGCACTGTTTTCATGCCATTTAATGCAGTTATGTGCAGTTTTGGATGCGAATGTCTCAGTTATAAACTGTCACCTATATCAAGTAATACACTACATATTATGGCGCTCACAACATGCAGTTTTCGATACAGCACACCTCCCTGCTGTTGGACTAAACTCTAGGCTAATGTCAAAATGGATTGTCAACTAAGATATTACATCATAAGTGTCATGCAAAAGCTAGAGCAAGCTGTGTTTTACAGAGTAGAGAATTATGTAGTTTAGGAGGAAAATACAATGAATTTATAAGTGATTCAACTAATCAGTTAAAGACATGTAAAAACCTATGGACAGTAACGAACTGAAGGAAAacttaaacaacataaaaagttTTACTAAGGTGTTGGACATCCAggagccaccagaacagcttcagtgtgtctacaagtctctggaattGTACTGGAGCGATCCAGAAGATATTCCATCAATTAATGTTTGGATAATGGTGGTGGAGAATGTGGTCCAGCACgttgctctaaaatctcccatAGTTGATCAGTTTGGTTGATATCTGGTAAAGGCCATAGCATGCGACTTACATAATTTTCGTCTTCATTagatgggggcggagtcatcctggagtGGACCAGACCCATCAGGGTAGAAATGTATCATCATAGGATAAATACAAGGAGTGTTTTACTCTATAACTACTTGACGCCTTAGTCAGAGATAGACTgtgtgaatctacagtctgggctagaaataAATCAGCTCCGGCCTTTACTTCATGTCTGTATTACTTCACATTACTTTATGTCGAAGTCTGACAGGTGTCATATTTATGCCATAATACTACTAAGAACTGTTTCTATTGTAATTCCTTTTTAAAATCTGGcaagtaggttttttttttttttttttatcattcctTAACAGCaagtaaaaacattatttcatggCCCCTGTAGAATCAAATCTGGATTTGTAACGTTCATCCTGGATCTGTACCTATAACTTAAACCAGAACAATGGAAAACATGTGCTATGAATCAGCTCCCATTCTTTAGAGCGTAAATATGTAGTTTAATACCGTTAATCTTAATATCAGTCTGTGTAGATGTAGCAAATATATTGCTTGTACGTAGAGACGTTTAATGACAGTAACATATGGGATGCATCTTTTTCAGTCCTTGTCTAGAGGAAGTCCCTTACAGTTATTCACCTTATATATCAGCACTTAGGAGcatcaaatgtaaatatttattattaatactataaAATTATATAGATATTAATAACACCTAAATAAAAAGAGGGAAACCGGGATATGGTTCACTATAGGTACTACAAATTCCTGTCTAAAACCTTGGCTCCCACGTCCCACTCGAGATGCAATAGGGAACTTTTCACACCTTTGCGCTCATATAGGAATGGCAGAGCAGCTGTTCTctggtatagaaaatgtaattattggTGTTCATTCACATTACCCCTATAAATCAGTCTTTAGAGAGTGAGAATGATCCTGCGTGATTAGTTCCAGAGGGAAAATAATTTTCTGCCACCTGGAACAGCTCAGTGCACTAGTTAGAAAAATCTCACCTCAGACCATGCATTAGCCTACATTCAAGGTGCGGTTATAGAGATTTTCACCCTCATTTGGCattaggatgttttttttgttgttgttgttgttgttgtttttttggtttagtGCCTACTTCATacaaataatgaaaacaattttTTCTAATAATGATTAAATGCTTGAAAATAGTCAGAATGACTTAGCTACCAGCACTGATATATCCACAGTTCCCCCTTGGACaacatatattttttcctttgaGCCCTTACCGCCGTCTCAAGATAATAAAAATTTCAGATACAAAAGTTTATAGCTCTTTCTCTCGCTTCCTCTCTCACCATCCCTCTTGTTCCCAGTCATTTGTGGTTAAGTGGCAACGATAATTCAATAGTGGTTAACCAAAAATCATGTCTTGTCAAGTGGCTTGGTTGTGTCTTTTCACATGTTCTTTCCACTAACGAACTCTCATATTAGTGGATCTGGCTGGCTCTGAGCGGCTGTGCTGTCTGAAGTCTGCTCATTGAGGTTTTGACACCAAGCCAAACACTGCCCTTGTTCTCCATCACTATGTTTCTCTCGGGATCCCCATAGACTGCGCTGGTATTCCCATTTTCTCTCCTTTCAGTACAAGGGTTAGTATCAACGCAGTTTGAATACACCATCACCACTGACAGTAGAgcatgaaagagagacagaggtgtTGGCTTTATGATTCTTAGAGGAAATTCAGAGTGACTGAATGTCTGAAACAGCTAAGATAGACTCCTTTTCTTCCTTTAGAGGCTGCGAAGACTGAACAAAGATTAGAAGAATTTTCCCCAGATAAGAGTAGCCATGAGAACTTTTAGTTCATGCCTTGTC
Coding sequences:
- the fgf8b gene encoding fibroblast growth factor 8b — encoded protein: MKLKSSKWGYLLIQFMTLIFYTQVSVRLHSVSVPNFKQHVTEHSRLSDRTSRRLTRTYQLYSRTSGRHVQVLSNKRVVANGEDGDVHAKLIVETDTFGSRIRIRGAKTGFYICMNKKGKLIGRRKGHGKDCIFTEIVLENNYTALQNAKYKGWYMAFTRKGRPRKATRTQQHQREAHFMKRFPRGHLLTEHKPFDIVPYQLNKRTKHSHRPGVN